A segment of the Streptomyces sp. Tu 2975 genome:
ATGACCGGGATGGCCGGGGCGTGCTTCATGCGCAGCAGGTGGCGGCCGAGGACGGCCGTGCTGTCGAGGACGACGGTGCTCATGCGGCCGCCTCCATCGCCGGTCGGCCGGTGAGGCGCAGGAACACCTCGTCGAGGGTGGGTGGGCGCAGCCCGGCGTCCAGGACCGCGACCCCTGCCGCGTCGAGCTCCCGCACGAGCCGGGGCAGGGTGAGCGTCGAGTCGGTGGTGACGGCCCCGGCGGACCGGCGTTCCGCGTCGAGGACCGGCTCGGAGCCGGTCAGCTGGTCGAGGACGGCCGCCGCGGCCGGCAGCGAGGCCCGGTCGAGGACGACCACCTCCGCGTAGTTGCCGATGAGCGCCTTGAGTTCGGCGGGGGTGCCGTTGTGGGTGGCGCGGCCGCCGTCGATCAGTACGACGTCGTCGGCGAGCCGGTCGGCCTCCTCGAGGTACTGGGTGGTCAGCAGCACGGTCGTGCCCTCTTCGGTCAGTTGCCGCACCGCGTCCCAGATCTCGTTCCTGCTGTGCGGGTCGAGACCGGTGGTCGGCTCGTCCAGGAACAGCACCTCGGGGCGCGTGATCAGACCGGCCGCCAGGTCGAGGCGGCGGCGCATGCCGCCCGAGTAGGTACGGGCGGGCCTGTCGGCGGCCTCCGTCAGCCCGAACCGCTCCAGCAGCTCGGCGGCCCGGGTGCGGGGCGCGCGCAGCAGCCTGGCGAACAGCCGCAGGTTCTCCGCCCCTGTCAGGTCGCCGTCGACCGAGGCGTACTGCCCGACGACGCCGATGCGGCGGCGTACGGCGGCGGGATCACGCCGCAGGTCGCGCCCGGCGACCGTGGCGCTCCCGGCGTCGGGCCTGGTCAGTGTCGTCAGGATCCGTACGGCGGTCGTCTTTCCGGCCCCGTTGGGGCCGAGCACCGCGCAGACCGTGCCCCGGACGACGGCGAGATCGAGGCCGCGGAGGGCGTGGACGTCGCCGAACCGCTTCTCGAGACCTTCACTAAGTACAGCGTACGTAGTTGTCATGGGTCGACCGTACCTCACTACGTACGCTGTACGTAACTACGATGTGGGGGAGGTGATGATCCATGGCGGGCCGAGCGGCCGAACCGGAAGTGATCTGGGCGCGCCCCGAGCGCACGGGCAGAGGTCCGAAACCGGCATACAGCCGGAGTGACATCGCGACGGCCGCCGTGCGCATCGCGGACGAGGAGGGCATCGACGCCCTCTCCATGCGCAAGGTCGCCGCGCTGCTGGGCTGCGGCACGATGTCGCTGTACAACTACGTGCCCCGCAAGGAAGACCTGTACGAGTTGATGGTCGACGCGGTCAGCGGCGAGTACGAGCTGGGGGAGCCGTCGGACGACTGGCGCGCGGAAATGCTCGCCCTCGCCCGTCAGGCGCGGGCCATGATGCTGCGCCATCCATGGCTCGCCCGTGCGATGTCGCCGCTGTACGGCTTCGGCCCCAACGTGTTGCGCTACCTGGAGTGGTGCATGTGCGCGCTGGAGAGCCTGGACGCGCCGTACGGGACGAAGTTCGAACTGATCGGGATGGTCAACGGCACGGTGATGACGACGGTCGCGAACGAACTCGCGACGGCCGAACGCGCCAGGTCACTCCCGTGGTCGCCGGAGCAGGAACAGGCGGCGCGGCACGCGTATCTGGCGGGGCAGGCAACGAGCGGTAACTACCCGCGGCTGGCGGTGGCGCTCAGCGAGGCGGCGGAGCCGGGGGACGCGGAGGAGACGTTCGAGCGGGTGCTGAGGCGGGTGATCGACGCGTTCGCCTGACGGCGCTGCGGGGCCGCCGCGGGGGCGTTTCCGCGCCGCCCCACGGCCTGGAGGCCGTCGAGGTGGCCCGGGGCGCGTCACAGGAGGGCGAACTGGCCCTCCGGGCCCTCTTCCTGGTGGTCGAGGACGGACGCCGGGCGGCGGGTCGCCGGGGGCGGGGGCAGGACGCCCGCCGTGCGGAGTTCCGTCGCTGAGATCCGGGGGCGTCCCGTCAGCGCCGCCCGTCGCGGTGCCAGTTCCGCCAGCAGTGCCAGGACCGTGACCAGCTCCAGCAGCTCGGAGGTCCACTCCTGCGGCCAGGCAGGTGGGCGCAGCGCCTCCAGCGTGCCCGCCTCACCTGTCGACGTGCGCCGGTCGAACCAGAGCTCCAGCACCCGGACCCCGCCCACCTCGAAGTCCCACGCGGTCTGCGGGACGGGGGAGATACGGCCGGTGCCGCCGAGGAGCAGGGCCTCGTCCTCGGGGGCGTAGGCGATCGAGTCCGGCCGGGCCGGCAGCGCGGCGCGGACGTAGGGCCGCCGGCCGCCGGGCAGCCGGGGGCGGTCGCCGCCGCGCGCGCCGCGCAGCATGACTCGGATCATCTCGTGGCCGAGTGCGACCCCGGCGGACCAGACGCCCGCGTCCGCCGTCAGGGGCACCACGCATCCGGCGGGGGAGGGCGACGCGGCCGCGACCGTCCAGGCGGCCAGGTCCTCGGCGTCGACGGGCTGCCCGTACCGCTCGGCCAGCAGGTCGGCGAGGCCGGGCGTGATGTTGGGTTCACGTCCGCCGGGCCGCCGGTACAGGGGCCGGACGCGGCCGGGACGCCCTGCTGCCGAACGGCCGTCCGGCAGCAGGGCGGTGACCACGAGGGCCGGTCCGGCGGCCTTCGGTACGTGTCCCTGCTCGACGACGAACAGCTGCCGCTCGTCGCGTACCCGCCACAACTCGGGCCGGGCGACGTCGATCAGCCGGTGGTCGGGGATGAGCCACTGTTCGTCGAAGGCGCCGTGCAGCACCCGTACGGGCTCCGGGCAGCGGCCGGTCTCGCGCGCCAGGCGTCCCGTACCGGTGGACTGGCCCGGCAGCTGTGCC
Coding sequences within it:
- a CDS encoding ATP-binding cassette domain-containing protein, producing MTTTYAVLSEGLEKRFGDVHALRGLDLAVVRGTVCAVLGPNGAGKTTAVRILTTLTRPDAGSATVAGRDLRRDPAAVRRRIGVVGQYASVDGDLTGAENLRLFARLLRAPRTRAAELLERFGLTEAADRPARTYSGGMRRRLDLAAGLITRPEVLFLDEPTTGLDPHSRNEIWDAVRQLTEEGTTVLLTTQYLEEADRLADDVVLIDGGRATHNGTPAELKALIGNYAEVVVLDRASLPAAAAVLDQLTGSEPVLDAERRSAGAVTTDSTLTLPRLVRELDAAGVAVLDAGLRPPTLDEVFLRLTGRPAMEAAA
- a CDS encoding TetR/AcrR family transcriptional regulator, with product MAGRAAEPEVIWARPERTGRGPKPAYSRSDIATAAVRIADEEGIDALSMRKVAALLGCGTMSLYNYVPRKEDLYELMVDAVSGEYELGEPSDDWRAEMLALARQARAMMLRHPWLARAMSPLYGFGPNVLRYLEWCMCALESLDAPYGTKFELIGMVNGTVMTTVANELATAERARSLPWSPEQEQAARHAYLAGQATSGNYPRLAVALSEAAEPGDAEETFERVLRRVIDAFA
- a CDS encoding type ISP restriction/modification enzyme, coding for MRTVTALTEDVPLLDDLMPWSVAPLRLGRDWVMAPDAASLRARWDALVRAGDGTRETLFRVSRARGTHGTVAQLPGQSTGTGRLARETGRCPEPVRVLHGAFDEQWLIPDHRLIDVARPELWRVRDERQLFVVEQGHVPKAAGPALVVTALLPDGRSAAGRPGRVRPLYRRPGGREPNITPGLADLLAERYGQPVDAEDLAAWTVAAASPSPAGCVVPLTADAGVWSAGVALGHEMIRVMLRGARGGDRPRLPGGRRPYVRAALPARPDSIAYAPEDEALLLGGTGRISPVPQTAWDFEVGGVRVLELWFDRRTSTGEAGTLEALRPPAWPQEWTSELLELVTVLALLAELAPRRAALTGRPRISATELRTAGVLPPPPATRRPASVLDHQEEGPEGQFALL